The following are encoded together in the Phenylobacterium sp. NIBR 498073 genome:
- a CDS encoding thioredoxin domain-containing protein, with protein sequence MRQPNRRIAVAVLGAVALCAGSALAAPPLPDDMSLGNPKAKVKLVEYASLSCTHCAVFNNEVFPAFKKKYIDTGKVHYTLREILTPPAQVAAAGYMTARCAGKDKYFTVVDAVFRGHDEMVKTGDARAVLVAAAQAGGLSEAQFEACLSDEAALQALNARVSRNAKQGEIAGTPTFVFNGVKVKEGEMTADELDAAVAAASKR encoded by the coding sequence ATGCGCCAGCCGAACCGTCGCATCGCCGTCGCCGTCCTCGGGGCGGTCGCGCTCTGCGCCGGTTCGGCCCTGGCCGCCCCGCCGCTGCCCGACGACATGTCGCTGGGTAATCCCAAGGCCAAGGTGAAGCTGGTCGAGTACGCCTCGCTCAGCTGCACCCACTGCGCGGTGTTCAACAACGAGGTCTTTCCGGCCTTCAAGAAGAAGTACATCGACACCGGCAAGGTCCATTACACCCTGCGCGAGATCCTGACGCCGCCGGCCCAGGTCGCCGCCGCCGGCTATATGACCGCCCGCTGCGCCGGCAAGGACAAGTACTTCACTGTCGTCGATGCGGTGTTCCGCGGCCATGACGAGATGGTCAAGACCGGCGACGCCCGTGCGGTGCTGGTCGCCGCGGCGCAGGCCGGCGGCCTCAGCGAAGCCCAGTTCGAAGCCTGCCTTTCCGACGAGGCTGCGCTTCAAGCCCTCAACGCCCGCGTCTCGCGCAACGCCAAGCAGGGCGAGATCGCCGGCACCCCCACCTTCGTGTTCAACGGCGTGAAGGTGAAGGAAGGCGAGATGACCGCCGACGAACTCGACGCCGCGGTCGCCGCGGCCTCCAAGCGGTAG
- a CDS encoding F0F1 ATP synthase subunit A encodes MADPMHQFEIHKVVDLPSFTLPGVGAIDMSITNSTVAMLAAAALVVLFFAVTTAKAAVVPGRLQVIGEGMFSYIDDLVAGIIGHEGRKFFPYILTLFMFILMMNMLGMFLVFTATSQLAVTASLAVMTILIVIIYGVLRNGANMYKLFVPSGIPWYMLILVTPIEILSFLLRPVTLALRLFGNMLGGHVAMKVFAGFIISLGALAATGGVASLAYVAAALSLGGVVALTALEFLVAFLQAFVFAVLACVYLNDVVNLGHHH; translated from the coding sequence ATGGCCGACCCGATGCATCAGTTCGAGATCCACAAGGTCGTGGATCTGCCTTCGTTCACTCTGCCGGGCGTCGGCGCGATTGACATGTCGATCACCAATTCGACTGTCGCCATGTTGGCGGCGGCCGCTCTGGTGGTCCTGTTCTTCGCGGTGACCACCGCCAAGGCCGCCGTCGTGCCGGGCCGGTTGCAGGTCATCGGCGAGGGGATGTTCAGCTACATCGACGACCTCGTCGCCGGGATCATCGGCCACGAAGGGCGCAAGTTCTTCCCCTACATCCTGACCCTGTTCATGTTCATTCTGATGATGAACATGCTGGGCATGTTCCTCGTCTTCACGGCGACTTCGCAGCTGGCGGTGACCGCCTCGCTGGCCGTGATGACCATCCTGATCGTCATCATCTACGGCGTGCTGCGCAACGGCGCGAACATGTACAAGCTGTTCGTCCCGTCCGGCATCCCCTGGTACATGCTGATCCTGGTCACCCCGATCGAGATCCTGTCCTTCCTGCTGCGCCCGGTGACCCTCGCCCTGCGTCTGTTCGGCAACATGCTGGGCGGCCACGTGGCTATGAAGGTCTTCGCCGGCTTCATCATCTCGCTGGGCGCTCTGGCCGCCACCGGCGGCGTCGCCTCCCTCGCCTATGTGGCGGCGGCCCTGTCGCTCGGCGGCGTCGTCGCCCTGACGGCGCTGGAGTTCCTGGTCGCCTTCCTGCAGGCGTTCGTCTTCGCGGTTCTGGCCTGCGTCTATCTCAACGACGTGGTCAACCTCGGCCATCACCACTGA
- a CDS encoding ribonuclease HII, with product MPDMMLELACPTGPVCGVDEAGRGPWAGPVSAGAVILDPDRVPAGLNDSKKLSAKARDALELEIKQSALAWGVGFASVDEIDELNILHATGLAMRRAVEALAIAPAFALVDGNYKFKLPCEIKTVVKGDSISASIAAASILAKTARDRLMVEMDGLYPGYGFAGHKGYHAQVHVEALRTLGPCPIHRRGWEPIRLALIERGEIVDVVD from the coding sequence ATGCCCGACATGATGCTCGAACTGGCCTGTCCGACGGGCCCCGTCTGCGGGGTGGACGAGGCCGGCCGCGGCCCCTGGGCCGGACCGGTCAGCGCCGGCGCGGTGATCCTCGATCCGGACCGCGTGCCCGCCGGCCTCAACGACTCGAAGAAGCTCAGCGCCAAGGCCCGCGACGCCCTGGAGCTGGAGATCAAGCAGAGCGCGCTGGCCTGGGGCGTCGGCTTCGCCAGCGTCGACGAGATCGACGAGCTGAACATCCTGCACGCCACCGGCCTGGCCATGCGCCGCGCCGTCGAGGCGCTGGCCATCGCCCCGGCCTTCGCCCTGGTGGACGGCAACTACAAGTTCAAATTGCCCTGCGAAATCAAGACCGTGGTCAAGGGCGACTCGATCAGCGCCTCGATCGCCGCGGCCTCGATCCTGGCCAAGACCGCCCGCGACCGGCTGATGGTCGAGATGGACGGCCTCTATCCCGGCTACGGCTTCGCCGGCCACAAGGGCTACCACGCCCAGGTCCATGTCGAGGCGCTGCGGACCCTCGGCCCCTGCCCGATCCACCGCCGAGGCTGGGAGCCGATCCGCCTGGCCCTGATCGAGCGCGGCGAGATCGTCGACGTCGTCGATTGA
- a CDS encoding AAA family ATPase produces the protein MHFQRLRLSGFKSFVDPTEFRIEPGVTGIVGPNGCGKSNLLEALRWVMGANSAKAMRAGGMDDVIFAGSGNRASRNHAEVVLTIDNSDRRAPPAFNDAPVLEVVRRIDKGAGSTYKINGREVRARDVQLLFADASTGSNSPALVRQGQISELIAAKPQNRRLILEEAAGVSGLHSRRHEAELRLRAAETNLARLDDVSRELETALNRLRREARQAERYKKLSAEIRALQGAVLFARWSEARDAAVRLREEAAAAVAAVEANTREAASATTRAAQAEEAIKPLREAETIAAAILHRLAIDKDRLEREGEALAAEVERLTGDLTRIDGDRARETQIAHDAQAALARMAEDLEALEAAIAAAPERVPELEEAARAAEEARIAADKAVEELAALAAADEARRRAGAARVDEANNRVLRTRRALDQAKSERAQLGPAVTPQIEEARAELERAQAALIAVRAALETAEEDRGKAAAAEAEAREAARKQDEHLGRLTAEARALAQIVAQQRRAGFAPALDSVVPARGYERAVAAALGDDLDAALDPKAPAFWGGGEASSAAWPPGVEPLAPKVKAPDALAARLAHIAVVPREDGDRLQAALPPGARLVSKEGDLWRWDGFVARADAPKPAAIRMEQKTRLAEVETEIEAVSPRAATAKEALAAASAKVRAAEDAVRNARREPPAAEQKVSIARGNLEKLDREATRREAQAQSLDDMIGRFEAELADAEQILATAVAETSSQGEAGDLVERLAAARAAAGPAREAASAARSALELEVRERDGRARRHENLKRDSDDWTRRGATAARRLDDLAEGRAKVQANLDQALEAPASHQERLGKLLDELAAAEARRAQSSDALAQAEAARTEADRALRAAQGAAGEARELRASLAAKLEAAIERLTEITSQIRETARIEPEQLGRQLAEEAVAIPTDAGGMEAHLYALERQRDSIGAVNLRAEEEAGEHAARLETMMSERTDLTGAIARLRQGIDELNGEGRERLLAAFEVINEHFKALFQALFQGGQAELRLVESDDPLEAGLEIYACPPGKRLSTMSLMSGGEQALTACALIFGVFLAQPAPICVLDEVDAPLDDANVDRYCNLLDEMRRRTETRFITITHNPVTMARMDRLFGVTMAERGVSQLVSVDLRQAEAMAAQ, from the coding sequence GTGCACTTCCAGAGGCTCCGACTCTCCGGCTTCAAGTCCTTCGTCGATCCGACCGAGTTTCGGATCGAGCCCGGAGTCACGGGCATCGTCGGACCGAACGGCTGCGGCAAGTCGAACCTGCTGGAAGCCCTGCGCTGGGTGATGGGGGCCAATTCCGCCAAGGCGATGCGCGCCGGCGGCATGGACGACGTGATCTTCGCCGGCTCGGGCAATCGCGCCTCGCGCAACCACGCCGAAGTCGTCCTGACCATCGACAATTCCGACCGCCGCGCTCCGCCGGCGTTCAACGACGCCCCGGTGCTGGAGGTCGTGCGGCGGATCGATAAGGGCGCCGGCTCGACCTACAAGATCAACGGCCGCGAGGTGCGCGCCCGCGACGTCCAGCTGCTGTTCGCCGACGCCTCGACCGGCTCGAACTCCCCGGCCCTGGTGCGCCAGGGCCAGATTTCCGAACTGATCGCCGCCAAGCCGCAGAACCGCCGGCTGATCCTGGAAGAGGCCGCTGGCGTCTCCGGCCTGCATTCGCGTCGCCATGAGGCCGAGCTTCGGCTGCGCGCCGCCGAGACCAACCTCGCCCGCCTCGACGACGTCTCGCGCGAGCTGGAGACGGCGCTCAACCGCCTACGCCGCGAAGCCCGTCAGGCCGAGCGCTACAAGAAGCTGTCGGCCGAGATCCGCGCCCTGCAGGGCGCCGTCCTCTTCGCCCGCTGGTCCGAGGCCCGCGACGCCGCCGTGCGCCTGCGCGAGGAAGCCGCCGCCGCGGTCGCCGCGGTCGAGGCCAACACCAGGGAGGCGGCGAGCGCCACCACCCGCGCCGCCCAGGCCGAGGAGGCGATCAAGCCGCTGCGCGAGGCCGAGACCATCGCCGCGGCGATCCTGCATCGCCTGGCCATCGACAAGGACCGCCTGGAGCGCGAGGGCGAGGCCCTGGCCGCCGAGGTCGAGCGCCTGACCGGCGACCTGACCCGCATCGACGGGGACCGCGCCCGCGAGACACAGATCGCCCACGACGCCCAGGCCGCCCTGGCCCGCATGGCCGAGGACCTGGAGGCGCTGGAGGCCGCCATCGCCGCCGCCCCCGAGCGCGTGCCCGAACTCGAAGAGGCCGCCCGCGCCGCCGAGGAGGCCCGCATCGCCGCCGACAAGGCGGTCGAGGAGCTCGCCGCCCTGGCCGCCGCCGACGAGGCCCGCCGCCGCGCCGGCGCCGCCCGCGTCGACGAGGCCAACAATCGCGTCCTGCGCACCCGCCGCGCCCTCGACCAGGCCAAGAGCGAGCGCGCCCAGCTCGGCCCCGCCGTCACTCCGCAGATCGAGGAGGCCCGCGCCGAGCTCGAGCGCGCCCAGGCCGCGCTGATCGCCGTCCGCGCCGCGCTGGAGACCGCCGAGGAGGACCGCGGCAAGGCCGCCGCCGCCGAGGCCGAAGCGCGCGAGGCCGCCCGCAAGCAGGACGAGCACCTCGGCAGACTGACCGCCGAGGCCCGCGCGCTGGCCCAGATCGTCGCCCAGCAGCGCCGCGCCGGCTTCGCCCCGGCCCTCGACTCCGTGGTTCCGGCCCGCGGCTATGAACGCGCGGTCGCCGCCGCGCTCGGCGATGACCTGGACGCCGCCCTCGACCCCAAGGCTCCGGCCTTCTGGGGCGGCGGCGAGGCCTCGTCCGCCGCCTGGCCGCCCGGCGTCGAGCCGCTGGCCCCGAAGGTGAAAGCCCCCGACGCATTGGCCGCCCGCCTGGCGCACATCGCCGTGGTCCCCCGCGAGGACGGCGACCGCCTGCAGGCCGCGCTGCCCCCGGGCGCGCGGCTGGTCTCCAAGGAAGGCGACCTCTGGCGCTGGGACGGCTTCGTCGCCCGCGCCGACGCCCCCAAGCCCGCCGCCATCCGCATGGAGCAGAAGACCCGGCTGGCCGAGGTCGAGACCGAGATCGAGGCCGTCTCGCCGCGCGCGGCGACCGCCAAGGAAGCCCTGGCCGCCGCCTCCGCCAAGGTCCGCGCCGCCGAGGACGCCGTCCGCAACGCCCGCCGCGAACCGCCGGCGGCCGAGCAGAAGGTCTCCATCGCCCGCGGCAATCTGGAAAAGCTCGACCGCGAGGCGACCCGCCGCGAGGCGCAGGCCCAGTCGCTGGACGACATGATCGGCCGCTTCGAGGCCGAACTGGCCGACGCCGAGCAGATCCTGGCCACCGCCGTCGCCGAGACCTCCAGCCAGGGCGAGGCCGGCGACCTCGTCGAGCGGCTGGCCGCCGCCCGCGCCGCCGCCGGTCCGGCCCGGGAGGCCGCGTCCGCCGCCCGCTCGGCCCTCGAACTGGAAGTGCGCGAGCGCGACGGCCGCGCCCGTCGGCACGAGAACCTCAAGCGCGACAGCGACGACTGGACCCGGCGCGGCGCGACCGCCGCCCGCCGCCTGGACGACCTGGCCGAGGGCCGCGCCAAGGTGCAGGCCAATCTCGACCAGGCGCTCGAGGCCCCGGCCTCGCACCAGGAGCGGCTCGGCAAGCTGCTGGACGAGCTCGCCGCCGCCGAGGCCCGCCGCGCCCAGTCCTCGGACGCGCTGGCCCAGGCCGAGGCCGCCCGCACCGAGGCCGACCGCGCCCTGCGCGCCGCCCAGGGCGCCGCCGGCGAGGCCCGCGAGCTCCGCGCCTCGCTCGCCGCCAAGCTGGAAGCGGCGATCGAACGCCTGACCGAGATCACCAGCCAGATCCGCGAGACCGCCCGCATCGAGCCCGAGCAGCTCGGCCGCCAGCTGGCCGAAGAGGCGGTCGCCATCCCGACCGACGCCGGCGGCATGGAGGCCCACCTCTACGCCCTGGAGCGCCAGCGCGATTCGATCGGGGCGGTGAACCTGCGCGCCGAGGAAGAGGCCGGCGAGCACGCCGCCCGCCTCGAGACCATGATGAGCGAGCGCACCGACCTGACGGGCGCCATCGCCCGTCTGCGCCAGGGCATCGATGAACTGAACGGCGAGGGTCGCGAGCGTCTGCTGGCCGCCTTCGAAGTGATCAACGAGCACTTCAAGGCGCTCTTCCAGGCCCTGTTCCAGGGCGGCCAGGCCGAACTGCGGCTGGTCGAATCCGACGACCCGCTGGAGGCCGGCCTCGAAATCTACGCCTGCCCGCCCGGCAAGCGGCTCTCGACCATGAGCCTGATGAGCGGCGGCGAGCAGGCGCTGACCGCCTGCGCCTTGATCTTCGGGGTGTTCCTGGCCCAGCCGGCCCCGATCTGCGTGCTGGACGAAGTCGACGCCCCGCTCGACGACGCCAATGTCGACCGCTACTGCAACCTGCTCGACGAGATGCGCCGCCGCACCGAGACCCGGTTCATCACCATCACCCACAATCCGGTGACCATGGCCCGCATGGACCGCCTGTTCGGGGTGACCATGGCCGAACGCGGCGTCTCGCAGCTGGTCTCGGTCGACCTGCGCCAGGCCGAAGCCATGGCGGCGCAATAA
- a CDS encoding site-specific DNA-methyltransferase, translating into MGVQADTIIHGDCIEELKKLPAKSVDLVFADPPYNLQLGGELLRPDNSKVDAVDDHWDQFESFAAYDKFTREWLTECRRVLKDDGALWVIGSYHNIFRVGVALQDLGFWLLNDIVWRKTNPMPNFKGTRFTNAHETLIWAAKGRGSRRYTFNYDAMKMANDDVQMRSDWTFPLCTGEERLKDENGAKAHPTQKPEALLHRVILSSTKPGDVILDPFFGTGTTGAAAKRLGRRYIGLEQDEKYVALAKDRISKIVPIAPGDLEVTGSKKSEPRVPFGQVLEAGLLSPGDALYCPKGERMARVRADGSLVVGDLSGSIHKVGAMVQSAPACNGWTYWHFKSDKGLAPIDVLRAKIRSAMPQA; encoded by the coding sequence ATGGGCGTTCAGGCCGACACGATCATTCACGGCGACTGCATCGAGGAGCTGAAGAAGCTGCCTGCGAAGTCGGTCGACCTGGTCTTCGCCGACCCGCCCTACAACCTCCAGCTCGGCGGCGAACTGCTGCGTCCCGACAACTCCAAGGTCGACGCCGTCGATGACCACTGGGACCAGTTCGAGAGCTTCGCGGCCTACGACAAGTTCACCCGCGAGTGGCTGACCGAGTGCCGCCGGGTGCTCAAGGACGACGGCGCCCTCTGGGTGATCGGCAGCTATCACAACATCTTCCGGGTCGGCGTCGCCTTGCAGGACCTGGGGTTCTGGCTGCTGAACGACATCGTCTGGCGCAAGACCAACCCGATGCCGAACTTCAAGGGCACCCGGTTCACCAACGCCCACGAGACCCTGATCTGGGCCGCCAAGGGCCGCGGCTCGCGCCGCTACACCTTCAACTACGACGCCATGAAAATGGCCAACGACGACGTCCAGATGCGCTCGGACTGGACCTTCCCGCTGTGCACCGGCGAGGAGCGCCTGAAGGACGAAAACGGCGCCAAGGCCCATCCGACCCAGAAGCCTGAAGCGCTGCTGCATCGCGTGATTTTGTCGTCGACCAAGCCCGGCGATGTGATCCTCGACCCGTTCTTCGGCACCGGCACCACCGGCGCGGCCGCCAAGCGCCTGGGCCGCCGCTACATCGGCCTGGAGCAGGACGAGAAGTACGTCGCCCTGGCCAAGGACCGCATCTCGAAGATCGTCCCCATCGCCCCCGGCGACCTGGAGGTCACCGGCTCCAAGAAGTCCGAACCGCGCGTGCCGTTCGGCCAGGTGCTGGAAGCGGGCCTGCTCAGCCCCGGCGACGCGCTCTACTGCCCCAAGGGCGAACGCATGGCCCGCGTGCGCGCCGACGGCAGCCTGGTGGTCGGCGACCTCTCCGGCTCGATCCACAAGGTCGGCGCCATGGTCCAGTCGGCTCCGGCCTGCAACGGCTGGACCTACTGGCACTTCAAGTCCGACAAGGGCTTGGCCCCCATCGACGTGCTGCGCGCCAAGATCCGCTCGGCGATGCCGCAGGCCTGA
- a CDS encoding DsbA family protein, which yields MPNFNRRLLVVAALGALALAGCSKSGGAGSVDTADMTLGDPNAKVKLVEYASLTCSHCGKFNNEVFPEFKKKYIDTGKVHYTFKEFLTPPNEVAAAGFLTARCAGKDKYFQVTDAIFHAQQEMFTTGDMRGILLRTAQSAGMTEEKFNACITDEAALKALNERVEKAVKVDKITATPSFMINGKKLKEGEMTMAELDAAVAEASK from the coding sequence ATGCCGAACTTCAACCGTCGCCTTCTCGTCGTCGCGGCCCTGGGCGCGCTCGCCCTGGCCGGCTGCTCCAAGAGCGGCGGCGCCGGGTCCGTCGACACCGCCGACATGACCCTGGGCGATCCCAACGCCAAGGTGAAGCTGGTGGAGTACGCCTCGCTGACCTGCAGCCACTGCGGCAAGTTCAACAACGAGGTCTTCCCCGAGTTCAAGAAGAAGTACATCGACACCGGCAAGGTGCATTACACCTTCAAGGAATTCCTGACCCCGCCGAACGAGGTGGCCGCCGCCGGCTTCCTGACCGCGCGCTGCGCCGGCAAGGACAAGTACTTCCAGGTCACCGACGCCATCTTCCATGCCCAGCAGGAGATGTTCACCACCGGCGACATGCGCGGGATCCTGCTGCGCACCGCCCAGTCGGCCGGCATGACCGAAGAGAAGTTCAACGCCTGCATCACCGACGAAGCGGCGCTGAAGGCCCTGAACGAGCGCGTCGAAAAGGCCGTGAAGGTCGACAAGATCACCGCGACCCCGTCGTTCATGATCAACGGCAAGAAGCTCAAGGAAGGCGAGATGACCATGGCCGAGCTCGACGCGGCCGTCGCCGAGGCCTCGAAGTAA
- the mutY gene encoding A/G-specific adenine glycosylase → MVTPEMLRDRLLAWYDANARDLPWRVGPADHALGERADPYRVWLSEVMLQQTTVPHAAPYFLKFTRRWPTVSDLAGEDDGEVMAAWAGLGYYARARNLLACARAVARDHGGVFPDTEEGLRALPGLGPYTAAAVGAIAFDRPTNVVDGNVERVMSRLFAVETPLPDGKAELKALAGGLVRDHRPGDWAQALMDLGATICRPKAPLCDRCPLSAACAGLAGGEPETYPRKTPKAARPHRNGVAYILTRGHEVALVRRPPKGLLGGMLALPTSDWRASVWSDAEAAASAPAPADWRAAGEVEHVFTHFSLTLRLLRAEGDAEGLIWTPRAGLDALPSVFLKAARAGLSNLL, encoded by the coding sequence CTGGTGACGCCCGAGATGCTCCGCGACCGCCTGCTGGCCTGGTACGACGCCAACGCCCGCGACCTGCCCTGGCGGGTGGGGCCGGCCGACCATGCGCTGGGCGAGCGCGCCGATCCCTACCGCGTATGGCTGTCGGAAGTGATGCTCCAGCAGACGACGGTGCCGCACGCCGCGCCCTATTTCCTCAAGTTCACCCGGCGCTGGCCGACGGTCAGCGACCTGGCGGGCGAGGACGACGGCGAGGTGATGGCCGCCTGGGCGGGGCTCGGCTACTACGCCCGGGCCCGCAACCTGCTGGCCTGCGCCCGGGCCGTCGCGCGCGACCACGGCGGGGTGTTTCCCGATACCGAAGAAGGTCTGCGCGCCTTGCCGGGGCTTGGGCCGTACACCGCCGCGGCGGTCGGGGCGATCGCCTTCGACCGGCCGACCAATGTGGTCGACGGGAATGTCGAGCGGGTGATGTCGCGGCTGTTCGCGGTTGAGACGCCGCTGCCCGACGGCAAGGCCGAGCTGAAGGCGTTGGCCGGGGGGCTGGTGCGCGATCATCGTCCCGGGGACTGGGCGCAGGCGCTGATGGACCTGGGGGCCACGATCTGCCGGCCCAAGGCGCCGCTGTGCGATCGCTGCCCGCTCAGCGCGGCTTGCGCGGGCCTGGCCGGCGGCGAGCCGGAGACCTATCCGCGCAAGACGCCCAAGGCCGCGCGGCCGCATCGCAACGGCGTCGCCTACATCCTGACGCGCGGCCACGAGGTGGCGCTGGTGCGCCGCCCGCCCAAGGGGCTGCTGGGCGGCATGCTGGCCTTGCCGACCAGCGACTGGCGCGCGAGCGTCTGGAGCGATGCGGAGGCCGCCGCGTCCGCGCCGGCGCCGGCCGACTGGCGGGCCGCGGGCGAGGTCGAGCACGTTTTCACCCACTTCAGCCTCACCTTGCGGCTGCTGCGGGCCGAAGGCGACGCCGAGGGGCTGATCTGGACGCCGAGGGCCGGGCTCGACGCCCTGCCGAGCGTGTTCCTCAAGGCCGCGCGGGCGGGGTTGAGCAATCTGCTCTAG
- a CDS encoding GrpB family protein, protein MPYGLGLERTANRLAAPNPLWGRAFEEEAARIRAAAGPDVLAIEHYGSTSVPGLCAKPIIDLLVGVADLSVADRHAPAMLALGYDDSGNGGVDGHRIFGKGAARTHLAHFVVHGGAEWVATLRFRDMLRADAGLRSAYEQLKSRLVAEHPTDRAAYTAGKSEFILAALA, encoded by the coding sequence ATGCCGTACGGCCTGGGACTTGAGCGGACCGCCAACCGGCTGGCCGCGCCGAACCCGCTATGGGGGCGGGCTTTCGAAGAGGAGGCCGCCCGCATCCGCGCCGCCGCCGGCCCTGACGTCCTGGCCATCGAACACTATGGCAGCACGTCGGTGCCAGGGCTCTGCGCCAAGCCGATCATCGATCTGCTGGTCGGCGTGGCGGACCTCTCCGTCGCCGACCGCCATGCGCCGGCCATGCTCGCGCTGGGCTACGACGACTCCGGAAACGGCGGCGTCGACGGCCACCGGATCTTCGGCAAGGGCGCGGCGCGCACCCATCTGGCCCACTTCGTCGTGCACGGAGGCGCCGAGTGGGTCGCCACGCTGCGGTTTCGCGACATGCTTCGCGCCGACGCCGGTCTGCGCTCGGCCTACGAGCAGCTGAAGTCCCGGCTGGTCGCCGAGCATCCCACCGACCGCGCCGCCTACACCGCCGGCAAGTCCGAGTTCATTCTCGCCGCCCTGGCCTAG
- a CDS encoding AtpZ/AtpI family protein, whose translation MPHPDNSRDEAIRRLDERAAALEERTTQTPRDYGSKAAGYGYRLMGVLIGGVFVGLGFGAGADVVLKTAPWGMIIGVLVGFGVSIWMAVRSAQRMTAEAAREWGPVQDLPPDDEDD comes from the coding sequence ATGCCGCATCCGGACAATTCGCGCGACGAGGCGATCAGGCGCCTCGACGAAAGGGCCGCTGCGCTTGAAGAGCGCACGACCCAGACGCCGCGCGACTACGGTTCCAAGGCCGCCGGCTACGGCTATCGCCTCATGGGCGTGCTGATAGGCGGGGTCTTTGTGGGACTGGGCTTCGGAGCCGGGGCGGACGTCGTTCTGAAGACGGCGCCTTGGGGGATGATCATCGGAGTCCTCGTGGGCTTCGGCGTTTCTATTTGGATGGCCGTTCGTTCGGCCCAGCGCATGACCGCCGAAGCGGCGAGGGAGTGGGGTCCCGTTCAGGACCTCCCCCCCGACGACGAGGACGATTGA
- a CDS encoding DUF2332 family protein, whose translation MDSALAPSLRLQAKACLALGSPLHAGVLDLAADDLEAGGPTARLLAPWTGQDLRALMAAAVPLRLLGALHDLVLSGEDPALADAYPQPGKAFDAGSAWRQARRAMAQHGDRLAAFMDHEPQTNEVRRSAALLGGFLTVARETGLPLRCFEIAASAGLNLSWDRYRYDLSGSAWGPDSPVLLPSDWSGALPPLDAQVRVVHRQACDRRPVDLKDPVQRRRLVAYVWPDQFDRLERIRAAIDVALANDVNVEAADAVDWTARSARPSPGAATVIYHSVFWQYMPAVSQAALRQAIEYLGASATNDAPLAWLRMEPPPENTAIMEVRLTIWPGGEERILAVVHAHGASARWTG comes from the coding sequence ATGGACAGCGCCCTCGCCCCCTCGCTCCGACTGCAGGCCAAGGCCTGCCTGGCCCTCGGCTCGCCCCTTCACGCCGGGGTGCTGGACCTCGCCGCCGATGACCTGGAGGCTGGCGGGCCGACCGCCCGCCTGCTCGCCCCCTGGACCGGTCAGGACCTGCGCGCCCTGATGGCCGCGGCCGTCCCGCTGCGACTGCTGGGGGCCCTGCACGACCTGGTGCTAAGCGGCGAGGATCCCGCCCTCGCCGACGCCTATCCCCAGCCTGGCAAGGCTTTCGACGCCGGGTCCGCCTGGCGCCAGGCCCGCCGCGCGATGGCCCAGCACGGCGACCGCCTCGCCGCCTTCATGGACCACGAGCCGCAGACCAACGAGGTCCGCCGCTCGGCGGCCCTGCTCGGCGGCTTCCTGACTGTGGCCCGCGAGACCGGCCTGCCGCTGCGCTGTTTCGAGATCGCCGCCAGCGCCGGCCTCAACCTTTCCTGGGACCGCTATCGCTACGATCTTTCGGGTTCCGCCTGGGGGCCGGACAGCCCGGTCCTGCTGCCCTCTGACTGGTCCGGCGCCTTGCCGCCGCTGGACGCCCAGGTCCGCGTCGTTCATCGCCAGGCCTGCGACCGCCGTCCGGTGGACCTTAAGGACCCCGTGCAACGCCGACGTCTGGTAGCCTATGTCTGGCCCGATCAGTTCGACCGGCTGGAGCGAATTCGCGCAGCGATCGACGTCGCGCTGGCCAACGACGTAAACGTCGAGGCGGCCGACGCCGTCGACTGGACCGCACGGTCGGCGCGCCCGTCTCCGGGCGCCGCGACGGTGATCTACCACTCGGTGTTCTGGCAATACATGCCCGCCGTGAGCCAAGCCGCGCTACGCCAAGCCATTGAATATCTTGGCGCCTCAGCCACGAACGACGCCCCGCTCGCCTGGCTGCGCATGGAGCCCCCGCCCGAGAACACGGCGATCATGGAGGTGCGGCTTACGATATGGCCCGGCGGCGAAGAGCGGATCCTGGCGGTTGTTCATGCCCACGGCGCCTCGGCCAGGTGGACCGGTTAA
- a CDS encoding DciA family protein → MPRPLPTPAEAAEILARKRTRPQHRPPPVAGRGLSKLLRELDAKYGQGPGALQARWREIVGVELAKRTEPVKLTKPRGGGPGALEIRVAGASAALIQHQAHEIVSRVNLFLGEGAVNKLRIVQGPLRTAGAETKPARRRAAPLDAAQEAELARGLEHAPDGPLKAALLRLGRGVMRRGAG, encoded by the coding sequence ATGCCTCGCCCCCTGCCCACTCCCGCCGAAGCCGCCGAGATCCTCGCGCGCAAGCGCACGCGGCCCCAGCACCGGCCGCCGCCGGTGGCCGGGCGGGGGCTGTCCAAGCTGCTCAGGGAACTGGACGCCAAGTACGGACAGGGGCCCGGCGCGCTGCAGGCGCGCTGGCGCGAGATCGTCGGCGTCGAGCTGGCCAAGCGCACCGAGCCGGTGAAGCTGACCAAGCCGCGCGGCGGCGGCCCCGGCGCGCTGGAGATCCGCGTCGCCGGCGCCTCGGCCGCCCTGATCCAGCACCAGGCGCATGAGATCGTCTCACGGGTGAACCTGTTCCTCGGCGAGGGCGCGGTGAACAAGCTGCGTATCGTCCAGGGGCCGCTGCGCACGGCCGGGGCCGAGACCAAACCCGCCCGCCGGCGCGCCGCGCCGCTGGACGCCGCCCAGGAGGCCGAACTGGCCCGCGGACTCGAACACGCGCCCGACGGCCCCCTGAAAGCCGCATTGCTGAGGCTCGGTCGGGGCGTTATGCGGCGGGGAGCCGGCTGA